The genomic segment CATGTTGGGCTTGTGATCGGTTTCCCACTCGCGCCGGGTGAGCGGCGACTTGGTCGGCGGCTCATCCACGGTGTGATGGAGCCAGCCATGCCAGTCGGCAGGCACTTTCGACGGCTCTGCGAGACCTTTGTACATGACGTAACGACGGCGGCGGCCTTCGAGCGAAGGCTTGCGCTCCTCGTAGTATTTGTTGCCGTATTCGTCCGTTCCGACGAATGTGGAACGCCGTCCGATATCGAACGCTGCACCGAGCGTATGACCGCTCCACCAGGTAAAGAGTTGCTTCAGCATCGTATGGCCTGTCCTGCCGTGAGTTGGTGGCCGCAATATGGCGGCTCAGGGGCAACTAATCCATAGCGCCACCGCAGGCAATGCGGTGCAACTTCCCGTGTGCCCAGCCCTTGGGAGTTGTCGCGGGAGTTGTTGTGCAGCGCTTGCCCCGGGCGGTCTCAGGCGTCACGCTTGTACAAGTGATTCGCTGGGGAGAATTGGCATGAACGAGATGCAGGCAAATGAAATCCTGCGGGCAGCCGAATCGGATGGCCTGTTGTCGGAGCAGACCACGCTTTCCGAGCTTTACAGAGGCGCAGGACGGCCTCCGCGGCGGCTAACTCCCGAGGCGCTCAAAGCCTCCGCGGCCGCTTGTTCTGCCGCAGCGCTCGTCAGCGTCTCCCAGCTCGCATCTGCTGAAATTCTCGAGCGATTCGGTGATGCCCCGCGCAATGCAGACCTCGCCGAAGCCCTGGCGGCAGGATTGCCTCAGGATGTGCTGGAAGAAGCTTTGCGCCAGCCTGGCGGGTTTCAGCGCACCGCCGACTCGCTCCGCGCCTCCGCCGTCAG from the uncultured Hyphomonas sp. genome contains:
- a CDS encoding NADH:ubiquinone oxidoreductase subunit NDUFA12 is translated as MLKQLFTWWSGHTLGAAFDIGRRSTFVGTDEYGNKYYEERKPSLEGRRRRYVMYKGLAEPSKVPADWHGWLHHTVDEPPTKSPLTRREWETDHKPNMTGTPWATKPKGSLSTGGHRQKATGDYEAWSPDA